Proteins co-encoded in one Gemmatimonas aurantiaca genomic window:
- a CDS encoding polysaccharide pyruvyl transferase family protein: MPPKASPVLIAHAHAARDNLGDELLVRSIQSGLRDRLPEFELSFVELFQSSDGSAGREIAPARSRESRKRLAEALAPTRALIVGGGELVGPFHEYIFATLSAAAAGKPVHWLGVGGEAWGGRADRYFLKQALDHAKLIASRDPQCTRTLRGMLHRHDIVDGRDLVYAYSAPKPALNHSNTIAVCLRGSERAERTWDARRLLEVALTLRGAQENGYTIHLIPFLSNDASEHVGSPNIDEQFRSDEAIAEFVASRLLPERTLITVIGRDVDAATHILSTSSLLVSMRLHALILASKIGVPFIALDYAPKVRHITRLLEVEKFCLLPEECIESLPQLISDLQTEALRTHFLGLLRKNVPALERTAANVFDESARLLLKTISSDRPSRIDPQAFMMRSAQATYLRLVDNR, encoded by the coding sequence ATGCCTCCAAAAGCCTCTCCTGTCTTGATAGCCCATGCTCATGCTGCCAGAGACAATCTGGGGGATGAGCTTCTCGTTAGATCCATCCAATCCGGGCTCCGGGATCGCCTGCCGGAGTTCGAACTGTCTTTCGTGGAACTCTTTCAATCATCCGACGGGAGCGCAGGCAGAGAAATCGCACCAGCCAGGTCTCGAGAATCACGAAAGAGGCTTGCTGAGGCGCTCGCGCCTACACGCGCGTTGATTGTTGGTGGCGGTGAACTTGTCGGGCCTTTTCATGAATACATCTTCGCCACACTGTCTGCTGCTGCCGCGGGCAAGCCGGTTCATTGGTTGGGAGTCGGCGGAGAAGCCTGGGGAGGGAGAGCGGATCGATATTTCCTCAAGCAGGCTCTGGATCATGCAAAACTGATCGCCTCCCGCGACCCCCAATGCACACGTACACTCCGTGGCATGCTCCACCGCCACGACATTGTCGATGGGCGGGATTTGGTCTATGCCTATTCGGCTCCGAAGCCTGCACTGAATCACAGCAACACCATCGCCGTGTGCTTGCGGGGCAGCGAGCGAGCCGAAAGGACTTGGGATGCGAGGCGATTGCTCGAGGTGGCGCTTACTTTGCGAGGTGCTCAAGAGAATGGCTATACCATCCATCTCATTCCTTTTCTATCCAACGATGCATCTGAGCATGTTGGATCGCCCAACATAGATGAACAATTTCGATCAGACGAGGCAATCGCAGAATTCGTGGCGAGTAGACTTCTCCCTGAGCGAACACTGATAACGGTCATAGGACGAGACGTAGACGCAGCGACGCACATTCTCAGCACCTCAAGCCTTCTCGTGAGCATGCGGCTCCACGCGCTCATTCTCGCATCAAAAATTGGGGTTCCGTTTATTGCACTTGATTACGCCCCCAAAGTACGTCATATCACTCGCCTACTCGAAGTAGAGAAGTTTTGCTTGTTACCGGAGGAATGCATAGAGTCTCTTCCTCAACTCATCAGCGACCTACAAACGGAAGCTCTCCGGACTCATTTTTTGGGGCTGTTGCGTAAAAATGTTCCTGCTTTGGAAAGAACAGCAGCGAATGTCTTTGACGAATCCGCTCGCCTTCTTTTGAAGACGATCTCATCAGATCGTCCCTCCAGGATAGACCCTCAGGCATTCATGATGCGTTCAGCGCAGGCGACTTATCTCCGGTTGGTTGACAATCGCTAG